A stretch of DNA from Acinetobacter sp. C26M:
ATGCACACCATAACTCACCCCAATACGCGGCATATTCAGATTTCGAGCCATTTCTAGATCATAACTGGTATCACCCACCATAACAGCACGATCAGCAGCGACATCCATTTCAGTCAAAATTTCCTGCAACATCAATGGATCAGGTTTAGATTTAGTTTCACTGGCTGCACGGGTAATATCAAAGATCTCATCACTATTGGTTTGTGCTAAAACTCGATCTAAACCCTTACGACTTTTGCCTGTTGCCACAGCGAGCTTTAAGCCTTGCTGTTTTAGATCAGCCAGTAACTCTGCAACACCGCTAAACCATGCGTCCTCTTTGGAGTTCGCGACATAATGATCTGCATAACACTGCAAAATGTCTTGCTGTAAATGCGGCACTTGTGGAAACAAGATCTGCATGACTTCGGGTAAACCTAAGCCAATAATGCTTTTTGCTGCTTCATCTGTCAGCGGTTGTTCAAATTGTTGTGCTGCATATTGCAGGCTTGCCACGATTTGCCCAACCGAATCGAATAAAGTGCCATCCCAGTCGAAAATCACTAACTCGATATTTTGATTCATTTCTGCTTTCTCAACTGATCGATCACCTGTTGCATATCTTCAGGCATTGGCGCTTCAATGGTTGGATAGTTTGGAATCTCTAAACGCATTGCATGTAGACACAAACGACGCGCTTCAGGGCCTGTATATGCCGTATTGTGCCCATATTTATCATCCCCGACTAAAGGATGACCAATACTTAAACCATGCACACGAATTTGATGGGTCCGCCCCGATAACGGTGACGCATGTACCAAAGTAGCTGATTTAAAGCGTTCAACTACTTTCCAATCGGTCTTACTCGGCTTACCTTCTTTGGTCACACGAACGCGACGTTCACCATTGGCGAGTTCATAACGCAACAATGGTGCATCAATCAATTGCTGATCCAGACTGACTTGTCCTTTGACGATCGCAGCATAGGTTTTTTGAATTTTATGCTCACGCAATAGATCTTGCAGCAGCTTTAAAGTACTACGCTTTTTACTGATCATGACCAAGCCTGAAGTATCTCGGTCAATCCGATGGATCAGCTCCAGATATTTTTTACCTGTCGCGGCACGTAAAGCTTCGATTAAGCCATAAGCCACACCACTACCCCCATGTACGGCAATCCCTGAAGGTTTATTCACAATCAATAGCCCTTCGTCCTCATACACCACACGGCTGAGTAGGCTTTGTGCCACGCCATCACTCACCGGTGCAGCAGTTTCATCCTTTTGTTCATAGCGGATTGGTGCGACACGAATCTGGTCGCCAATATTCAAACGTGTTTCTGCTTTTATTCTTTTTTTATTAACGCGTACTTGCCCTTCACGAATCAAACGGTAGATTCGACTTTTTGGAACACCTTTTAATCGGGTAAATAAAAAATTATCTATTCGCTGCCCGTCTTGATGCTCATCCACGTCAAACCAAGTGACACTTTGCCATTGTTGTGTAGAATTCATACGCTCAATTAATCCAAGATTTGCTAAATATGATTAAAAAATGATCATTTAGCTAAGTTATTTCACAAGAAACCTAAACTTAGCCCATAGGCAGATGCTGCAAGGTTTGGTATATTCAGCGCACGGATACCACCGTAAGTGAGCATCAAATCAGAAATTTTATTTAG
This window harbors:
- a CDS encoding RluA family pseudouridine synthase — protein: MNSTQQWQSVTWFDVDEHQDGQRIDNFLFTRLKGVPKSRIYRLIREGQVRVNKKRIKAETRLNIGDQIRVAPIRYEQKDETAAPVSDGVAQSLLSRVVYEDEGLLIVNKPSGIAVHGGSGVAYGLIEALRAATGKKYLELIHRIDRDTSGLVMISKKRSTLKLLQDLLREHKIQKTYAAIVKGQVSLDQQLIDAPLLRYELANGERRVRVTKEGKPSKTDWKVVERFKSATLVHASPLSGRTHQIRVHGLSIGHPLVGDDKYGHNTAYTGPEARRLCLHAMRLEIPNYPTIEAPMPEDMQQVIDQLRKQK
- a CDS encoding HAD-IA family hydrolase — translated: MNQNIELVIFDWDGTLFDSVGQIVASLQYAAQQFEQPLTDEAAKSIIGLGLPEVMQILFPQVPHLQQDILQCYADHYVANSKEDAWFSGVAELLADLKQQGLKLAVATGKSRKGLDRVLAQTNSDEIFDITRAASETKSKPDPLMLQEILTEMDVAADRAVMVGDTSYDLEMARNLNMPRIGVSYGVHSIETLQQFQPLTIAHNVHDLHAYLKSVLNVAALTES